One genomic window of Carassius gibelio isolate Cgi1373 ecotype wild population from Czech Republic chromosome A10, carGib1.2-hapl.c, whole genome shotgun sequence includes the following:
- the LOC128020573 gene encoding synaptic vesicle glycoprotein 2C-like → MALLVLLQALDPMKQLFVGTLVFRRVVLLIIFFCISFGYNGLWMWYPELFKRTEDGYSSANVSRVQNSENESCDLVKTALYMEGFITAASNLPGNIFTILFMDRIVGKILLYVSLLASSMSVFIIYVVKTKAQSVIMSCVLSGVYVISWNALDVLGTELYPTQLRSSALGVFTAVGRVAAIMGNVVFGQLVGSNCAIPPLMLSTLLLAGGLTALL, encoded by the exons ATGGCCCTGCTGGTTCTTCTACAGGCTCTGGACCCCATGAAACAGCTGTTTGTTGGAACGTTGGTTTTCAGAAGAGTTGTTCTGCTGATTATATTTTTCTGCATTTCATTTGG GTATAATGGGTTATGGATGTGGTATCCGGAGCTTTTTAAGAGAACCGAGGATGGGTATTCAAGCGCCAATGTGTCTCGAGTCCAAAACTCAGAAAATGAAAGCTGCGATCTAGTTAAAACTGCAT TGTACATGGAGGGTTTTATAACAGCTGCTTCAAATTTGCCAGGAAACATCTTCACTATCCTGTTCATGGACAGAATTGTTGGGAAAATCCTGCTTT ACGTCAGTTTGTTGGCGTCCAGCATGAGCGTGTTCATTATCTATGTAGTAAAGACCAAAGCTCAGAGTGTGATCATGTCTTGCGTGTTAAGCGGCGTCTATGTCATCTCCTGGAACGCTCTAGACGTGTTGGGAACTGAACTTTACCCCACACAACTACG CTCATCAGCTCTGGGGGTTTTCACTGCAGTGGGTCGTGTGGCAGccattatgggaaatgtagtgttTGGGCAGCTGGTGGGCTCAAACTGTGCCATACCTCCGCTTATGTTATCTACACTCCTGCTGGCAGGAGGACTGACAGCTCTATTATAG